In the genome of Marinilactibacillus sp. Marseille-P9653, one region contains:
- a CDS encoding Cof-type HAD-IIB family hydrolase — MKKVVFFDIDGTLVSSQNHVPESTKRAIKALKHQGILPVIATGRATVLLEEVRKELEIDSYIAMNGQLVVLEGVPIFTNPLPQDVLSRLMEKAAQDRKGIVLCGTEDIYSNSFVSLVKRSSVLSVLKHIGKLIPNRIQMSLFSRLIRKPPKPEDFEGEDICQVLLELDKKEEVAYKNQFQELHFTRSNDYTADVISAGISKATGIDRIIQELGIDIQDTYAFGDSLNDLEMIQHVGTGVSMGNGWQELKQVADMITEDVSEDGIEIALKKLNLIP, encoded by the coding sequence ATGAAGAAAGTCGTATTTTTTGATATCGACGGTACACTGGTATCAAGTCAGAATCACGTTCCTGAATCCACTAAAAGAGCTATAAAAGCTCTAAAACATCAAGGGATTTTACCGGTCATTGCAACAGGTAGAGCAACAGTCTTGTTAGAAGAAGTTAGAAAAGAACTGGAAATCGACAGCTATATCGCAATGAATGGCCAGTTGGTTGTCTTAGAAGGGGTACCAATATTTACAAATCCTTTACCACAAGATGTGTTGAGTCGTCTAATGGAAAAGGCTGCACAAGATCGTAAAGGAATTGTGCTGTGTGGAACAGAAGATATTTATAGTAATTCCTTCGTTTCTCTAGTTAAAAGGAGTTCTGTTTTGAGTGTTTTGAAACACATTGGTAAATTGATTCCAAACCGTATCCAGATGTCATTGTTTAGTCGTTTGATTCGAAAACCACCGAAACCAGAAGACTTCGAAGGTGAAGATATTTGTCAGGTTCTTTTAGAATTAGACAAAAAAGAGGAAGTAGCCTATAAAAATCAGTTTCAAGAACTGCACTTTACAAGATCAAATGATTATACTGCTGATGTAATAAGTGCGGGGATTTCAAAAGCTACGGGAATTGATCGGATCATTCAAGAATTAGGAATTGATATCCAAGATACGTATGCTTTTGGCGATAGTTTGAATGATCTCGAAATGATTCAGCATGTCGGAACAGGTGTCTCAATGGGAAATGGTTGGCAAGAATTAAAGCAAGTTGCTGATATGATCACAGAAGATGTCTCTGAAGACGGTATTGAAATTGCTCTAAAAAAACTGAACTTGATTCCTTAA
- a CDS encoding glycoside hydrolase family 31 protein has protein sequence MVTKRKETFKIEVEPVAPEESQIIWGNYRFSVLTSAMIRVEYDPSSEFEDSATQTVLNRNFETPEFKLKETDDYIEIITSHVHLNFHKERGGFTKNNLHIEALGNYSLYHSSWYFGDKPDTLKGTARTLDFSDGEIELEEGLMSKNGYSIIDDSSSMRLTDDGWVEKRPGDIVDIYFLGYGRDYLGTLRDYHQLTGHTPMLPRYALGNWWSRYYAYSESGYKKLIRKFEEKNIPFSVAVLDMDWHVTDIPPEYGSGWTGYTWNKELFPEPKEFLNWLHKHGMRTTLNLHPANGVQPFEEMYEPMAKELNVDVENNEPISFDIADTEFLNAYFEYLHHPHEEIGVDFWWIDWQQGSVTKVEGLDPLWMLNHYHFLDHGRGNDRPLIFSRYAGLGSHRYPIGFSGDTASTWNALGFQPYFTSTASNVGYNWWSHDIGGHLGGVKDSELFIRWVQFGVFSPINRLHSQDGEFSGKEPWRYGAKAEKIVTDFMQLRHKLIPYLYTMNVLTHKDNFPLIRPMYYHHPWENEAYEVPNQYYFGTQLLVAPITSPIKGDLRLARVKTWLPEGMWIDFFNGRVYEGGRVLDVYRPSSTMPVFAKAGGIVPMDQRCENGTDNPENMDIKIFAGADGSFSMYEDDGFAKNTEYGTTKMSLKWHEKDTDWSIFQIQQPEGHLDCLPEKRQFNLTFVGFSYDGEPEVYVKDQKVDVNIAKKGRFTTIEIPEQDIDAWYFVRFKGVSAKKNDMLGEVFSFLDRAQLSTNLKEKIYTTVRKSRNSARVISGLLALDIDPDLLEALSELIWANPGDTD, from the coding sequence TTGGTAACCAAAAGAAAAGAAACATTTAAAATCGAAGTAGAACCAGTGGCCCCTGAGGAATCTCAAATTATTTGGGGGAATTATCGCTTTTCTGTATTAACATCAGCGATGATTCGAGTAGAATATGACCCGAGCTCAGAATTTGAGGATTCTGCTACTCAAACAGTATTGAACCGAAATTTTGAAACACCTGAATTTAAGTTAAAAGAAACAGATGATTATATTGAAATTATCACGTCTCATGTTCATTTGAATTTCCATAAGGAGAGAGGCGGTTTCACTAAAAATAATTTACACATTGAAGCTTTAGGTAATTACAGTCTATACCATAGTAGTTGGTATTTCGGAGATAAGCCGGATACGTTAAAAGGAACAGCTAGAACCTTAGATTTTTCAGATGGTGAAATTGAACTTGAAGAAGGTCTAATGAGTAAAAATGGTTATTCTATTATTGATGATAGTAGCTCAATGCGTCTTACGGATGATGGTTGGGTTGAGAAAAGACCAGGAGATATCGTGGATATTTATTTCTTAGGATATGGGCGAGATTATTTAGGAACACTAAGAGATTATCACCAATTGACAGGACATACTCCTATGCTACCTAGGTATGCTTTAGGAAACTGGTGGAGTCGTTATTATGCCTACTCAGAGTCTGGTTATAAAAAACTCATTCGAAAATTTGAAGAAAAGAACATTCCGTTTTCTGTAGCGGTGCTTGATATGGACTGGCATGTAACAGATATTCCACCAGAATATGGATCAGGATGGACTGGTTACACTTGGAACAAAGAATTATTCCCGGAACCGAAAGAGTTTTTGAACTGGCTCCATAAACATGGAATGAGAACAACTTTGAATTTACATCCGGCAAACGGTGTTCAGCCATTTGAAGAAATGTATGAACCAATGGCTAAAGAACTCAACGTAGATGTCGAAAACAATGAGCCAATAAGCTTTGATATTGCAGATACGGAGTTTCTAAATGCTTATTTTGAATATCTTCATCATCCCCACGAAGAAATTGGTGTTGATTTCTGGTGGATAGATTGGCAGCAAGGAAGCGTCACAAAAGTGGAAGGCTTGGATCCGCTTTGGATGTTAAATCATTATCACTTTCTTGATCATGGAAGAGGAAACGATCGTCCACTGATCTTTTCACGCTATGCAGGGCTAGGTTCTCACCGTTATCCAATCGGTTTTTCTGGAGACACAGCTTCAACATGGAATGCACTAGGTTTTCAACCATACTTTACATCCACTGCATCAAATGTAGGCTACAATTGGTGGAGTCACGATATCGGCGGGCATCTTGGAGGTGTCAAAGACAGTGAGTTATTTATCCGATGGGTTCAGTTTGGCGTATTTTCACCTATCAACAGACTTCACAGTCAAGATGGTGAATTCAGTGGAAAAGAACCTTGGAGATACGGTGCGAAAGCCGAAAAAATCGTTACGGATTTCATGCAGTTAAGACATAAACTGATTCCTTATCTGTACACGATGAATGTCTTAACACATAAAGATAACTTCCCATTGATACGTCCGATGTACTATCATCACCCATGGGAAAATGAGGCATATGAAGTGCCAAACCAATACTACTTTGGTACGCAATTGCTGGTTGCACCAATCACATCACCAATCAAGGGAGACTTGAGATTAGCACGTGTCAAAACCTGGTTGCCAGAAGGTATGTGGATTGATTTCTTTAACGGTAGAGTCTACGAAGGTGGTAGAGTCCTTGATGTATATAGACCATCTTCAACTATGCCGGTATTTGCTAAAGCCGGCGGGATTGTTCCGATGGATCAAAGATGTGAAAATGGAACAGATAATCCTGAGAATATGGATATCAAAATCTTTGCAGGAGCAGATGGCAGCTTCTCTATGTACGAAGATGATGGGTTTGCAAAAAATACAGAATACGGGACAACGAAAATGTCCTTGAAGTGGCATGAAAAAGATACCGATTGGTCTATATTCCAGATTCAGCAGCCTGAAGGTCATCTAGACTGCCTACCAGAAAAGAGACAATTCAATTTAACGTTCGTAGGCTTCTCATATGACGGCGAACCGGAAGTGTACGTGAAAGATCAGAAAGTGGATGTTAACATTGCGAAAAAAGGTCGATTCACGACAATCGAGATTCCGGAACAAGATATCGATGCTTGGTACTTTGTGAGATTCAAAGGCGTTTCAGCCAAGAAAAATGATATGCTTGGAGAAGTCTTCAGTTTTCTAGACCGAGCACAGTTATCGACGAATTTAAAAGAAAAAATTTATACAACAGTACGTAAAAGTAGAAATAGTGCCAGAGTCATCAGTGGTTTACTGGCACTGGATATTGACCCTGATTTACTTGAAGCATTGAGTGAACTCATCTGGGCAAATCCAGGAGATACTGATTAA
- a CDS encoding NUDIX hydrolase, whose translation MVILNEYKTHFGVYGVCIKQHELLCILKNSGPYQYRYDLPGGSQESGEGLTETLVREVLEETGQKVLQYDHPRIYDAFVQSEELDFSTHHVFALYTILVGETVEALPKIVVDGLNDSEGARWIPLEELTTENASPLILKVLEEQRKEPFLLNKMHFINWNVRTAFETKRL comes from the coding sequence ATGGTTATACTGAATGAATATAAGACACACTTTGGCGTTTATGGCGTCTGTATAAAGCAGCACGAATTGCTCTGTATTCTAAAAAACTCCGGTCCTTACCAGTACCGTTATGATTTGCCTGGTGGTAGCCAAGAATCTGGTGAAGGGCTAACGGAGACCCTTGTCAGAGAAGTTCTTGAAGAAACAGGACAGAAAGTCTTACAGTATGATCACCCTAGGATATATGATGCGTTTGTTCAGTCCGAAGAATTGGATTTTTCTACACATCACGTTTTCGCATTATATACGATACTGGTTGGCGAGACAGTTGAAGCATTACCAAAAATTGTGGTAGATGGTTTGAATGATTCAGAAGGTGCCCGTTGGATTCCTTTAGAAGAACTGACAACAGAGAACGCTTCCCCACTGATTTTAAAAGTCCTTGAGGAACAAAGAAAAGAACCTTTTTTATTGAATAAAATGCATTTCATTAATTGGAATGTTCGAACAGCATTTGAAACCAAACGACTATAG
- the tyrS gene encoding tyrosine--tRNA ligase, translating to MNILEELEWRGAINQQTDEEGLKKLTDEESIALYCGIDPSGDSMHVGHLIPFMILKRFQLAGHKPVILIGGGTGSIGDPSGRNSERILQTMDQIVANAEKLSGQMRQLFEAGSEQSGIKLVNNYDWLSGLSFLDFLRDFGKEFNINTMLAKDVVANRMDTGISFTEFSYQIIQSVDFLHLFQNEEVRLQIGGSDQWGNITAGLDLIRKKEGAEAKAFGLTIPLLLKADGTKFGKSAEGAIWLDPEKTTPYEFYQFWFNQDDRDIVKYLKYFTFLSKKEINTLAEQVETEPHKRAAQKALAEEMTTFVHGQGALDEALQISKALFSGEIQDLTADQIATTFKDVPSSQAKKGVHNLVEFLVDITGIEPSRRQAREDIKNGAITIKGEKIQDVDYELSEKDSFENQFVIVRRGKKKYFLVNLED from the coding sequence ATGAATATTTTAGAAGAACTGGAATGGCGCGGAGCTATTAACCAGCAAACAGATGAAGAAGGCCTAAAGAAATTAACGGATGAAGAAAGTATCGCTTTATACTGCGGAATCGATCCTTCTGGAGATAGTATGCACGTTGGACATTTGATTCCCTTTATGATCTTGAAAAGATTTCAGCTTGCCGGTCATAAACCTGTGATTCTAATTGGTGGCGGTACTGGATCAATCGGTGACCCGAGTGGACGTAACTCTGAACGTATCCTTCAAACAATGGATCAAATCGTTGCCAATGCAGAAAAACTTAGCGGACAAATGCGCCAGTTATTTGAAGCTGGATCTGAGCAGTCAGGTATTAAACTCGTGAACAATTACGACTGGTTGAGTGGTTTGAGCTTCCTTGATTTCTTGAGAGACTTTGGTAAAGAATTCAATATCAATACAATGTTGGCAAAAGATGTTGTAGCGAACCGTATGGATACAGGTATTTCATTTACTGAGTTTAGCTACCAAATCATCCAGTCAGTCGACTTTCTACACTTATTCCAGAATGAAGAGGTTAGACTGCAGATTGGTGGATCTGACCAATGGGGAAATATTACGGCAGGCCTAGACTTGATTCGTAAAAAAGAAGGCGCTGAAGCGAAAGCCTTTGGCCTAACAATTCCACTTCTACTCAAAGCAGACGGTACTAAATTTGGTAAATCAGCAGAAGGTGCAATCTGGCTTGATCCTGAAAAAACAACGCCTTACGAATTTTACCAATTCTGGTTCAATCAGGATGACCGTGATATTGTGAAATACTTGAAATACTTTACTTTCTTATCTAAGAAAGAAATCAATACGCTAGCGGAACAGGTAGAAACAGAACCACATAAACGGGCTGCTCAAAAAGCGTTGGCTGAAGAAATGACAACATTTGTTCATGGACAAGGTGCTCTAGACGAAGCCCTTCAAATTTCAAAAGCCTTATTTTCTGGAGAAATTCAAGATCTTACAGCTGATCAAATCGCAACAACCTTTAAGGACGTACCTTCTTCTCAAGCCAAAAAAGGCGTCCACAATTTAGTGGAGTTCCTGGTTGATATTACAGGAATCGAACCTTCTCGTCGACAAGCTCGTGAAGATATCAAGAATGGTGCAATCACGATCAAAGGAGAAAAAATCCAAGACGTTGATTACGAGTTGTCTGAAAAAGATAGCTTCGAGAACCAATTCGTGATCGTTCGACGTGGCAAGAAAAAATACTTCTTAGTGAATCTGGAAGATTAA
- a CDS encoding DUF1002 domain-containing protein — MKQLKRTLLKAMALLTTMTSVAAFNMVPPVEAAGIDTSVVNEAWGLPTFVYGGGLNQDQVQETADILGIDNMDNVASVDVTGEDLQQYLGTGSGNTASMISSVLVQRENEGSGVEVLIETPDDITQITQEQYANAAITAGVEDVTIMVASIRPVTGESALTGIYKAFDVNGEELDQDRMEVAQEELETTNQIAQENNAESDFDTSRFDQAIVEIKQQLADLKERQGELATREDIEQIINDALANNNLQNVISQDQLDRLLAFFERYQQTGAIDSAQVKEQLEQLSSNIRDRFGDAIQQAEESGLFDQIGNFFRSIWEAITGFFN; from the coding sequence ATGAAACAGTTAAAAAGAACTCTTCTAAAAGCAATGGCACTATTAACGACAATGACTTCTGTTGCAGCATTCAACATGGTTCCACCTGTTGAAGCAGCTGGAATCGATACAAGTGTAGTAAACGAAGCATGGGGATTACCAACGTTTGTTTACGGTGGTGGATTAAATCAGGATCAAGTACAGGAAACAGCTGATATATTAGGAATAGATAATATGGATAATGTGGCTAGCGTAGATGTTACGGGAGAAGATTTGCAGCAATACTTAGGAACTGGATCGGGAAATACAGCGAGTATGATTTCTTCCGTGCTCGTTCAAAGAGAAAATGAAGGTTCTGGTGTAGAGGTACTGATTGAAACGCCAGATGATATCACTCAAATTACGCAGGAACAGTATGCAAATGCGGCTATCACGGCAGGTGTAGAAGATGTGACGATCATGGTAGCGAGTATTCGTCCTGTAACCGGTGAAAGTGCCTTGACTGGAATTTATAAAGCGTTCGACGTGAACGGTGAAGAATTAGATCAGGATCGTATGGAAGTAGCGCAAGAAGAGCTTGAGACAACCAATCAGATTGCACAGGAAAACAATGCTGAATCTGACTTTGATACCTCTCGTTTTGATCAGGCAATCGTTGAAATCAAACAGCAATTAGCAGATTTGAAAGAACGCCAAGGAGAACTGGCTACCAGAGAAGATATTGAGCAAATTATCAACGATGCCCTAGCAAATAACAATCTGCAAAATGTCATTTCACAAGACCAGTTGGATCGTTTGCTGGCTTTCTTTGAAAGATATCAACAGACAGGTGCAATCGATTCAGCGCAAGTAAAAGAACAACTAGAGCAATTATCTAGTAATATCCGTGACCGATTCGGAGATGCGATTCAGCAAGCTGAAGAAAGTGGACTATTTGATCAAATTGGAAATTTCTTCCGTTCAATCTGGGAAGCTATAACAGGATTCTTTAACTAA
- a CDS encoding SDR family oxidoreductase, with product MQVLVVGANGQIGTHLVEQLKEEGNHTPIAFVRKQEQVDKFKEKGIEARLGNLESSVQDIKDQMDNIDAIVFAAGSGGSTGVDKTVMIDLDGAVKVMEAAEDMNIKRFIMISAFQADVRDNWNEDMKPYYAAKHYADKFLLNSDLNYTIVRPGMLENEPAIGKVALTRAMNEFTDPVTIPRKDVADLIAQSLDHERTYRQSFDVTTGDQSIKEALNQL from the coding sequence ATGCAAGTATTAGTCGTTGGAGCAAACGGTCAGATCGGAACGCACCTCGTTGAACAGCTAAAAGAAGAGGGGAATCATACTCCGATTGCATTCGTTAGAAAACAAGAACAAGTAGATAAATTCAAAGAAAAAGGGATCGAAGCACGTCTCGGTAACTTGGAAAGCTCAGTACAAGATATCAAAGATCAAATGGATAATATCGATGCCATTGTATTCGCAGCCGGATCTGGCGGAAGTACGGGCGTAGATAAAACGGTTATGATCGATTTAGATGGAGCAGTAAAAGTGATGGAAGCTGCAGAAGATATGAATATCAAACGATTCATCATGATCAGTGCTTTCCAGGCAGATGTTAGAGATAACTGGAATGAAGATATGAAACCTTATTACGCTGCTAAACATTATGCAGATAAGTTCTTATTGAACAGTGACTTGAACTACACGATTGTTCGTCCGGGTATGCTTGAAAATGAACCGGCAATTGGTAAAGTCGCGTTAACTAGAGCTATGAACGAATTTACAGATCCAGTAACGATCCCAAGAAAAGATGTGGCGGATCTGATTGCTCAATCATTAGATCACGAACGCACTTATCGTCAATCATTTGACGTAACAACAGGAGATCAAAGTATTAAAGAAGCGTTGAACCAACTGTAA
- a CDS encoding ABC transporter ATP-binding protein, producing the protein MSEIRTKAMTVAYGKQEIISELSVTIPKSKITCIIGPNGCGKSTLLKTVARLLKPSSGTAMIDGKSIHKESTKAIAQEIAILTQAPQTPEDITVKELVSYGRAPYQKGFGQLKAHDWEKIHWALDQTHLLNQADRSVSSLSGGQKQRVWIAMALAQDTDCLLLDEPTTYLDMAHQLEVLQVLESLNQTLNRTIVMVLHDLNHAARFADHLIAIRKGKIIQTGSPEEVMKTEVLRKVFDIEASIITDPHTGKPTLLSYQLSH; encoded by the coding sequence ATGTCAGAAATCCGAACAAAGGCAATGACAGTAGCGTACGGAAAACAAGAGATTATTTCAGAACTTTCGGTTACGATACCTAAATCTAAAATCACCTGTATAATCGGGCCAAATGGTTGTGGTAAGTCTACTTTATTGAAGACCGTTGCGCGCCTCCTTAAGCCATCAAGTGGAACAGCTATGATAGACGGGAAAAGCATCCACAAAGAATCCACTAAAGCAATCGCCCAGGAGATTGCGATATTGACACAAGCACCTCAAACCCCAGAAGATATCACAGTCAAAGAACTCGTATCTTACGGTCGTGCCCCTTATCAAAAAGGATTTGGGCAATTAAAAGCACACGACTGGGAAAAGATCCATTGGGCGCTAGATCAGACACACCTTTTAAATCAAGCTGATCGTTCAGTCAGTTCACTTTCAGGTGGACAAAAACAACGCGTTTGGATTGCAATGGCGCTCGCGCAAGATACGGATTGCCTCCTGTTGGATGAACCAACGACTTATTTGGATATGGCTCACCAGCTGGAAGTTCTTCAAGTGCTGGAGTCACTGAACCAAACGTTAAATCGGACGATCGTAATGGTCTTACATGACTTGAACCACGCAGCAAGATTCGCAGATCATTTGATTGCGATCAGAAAAGGAAAGATTATCCAAACAGGCTCGCCTGAAGAAGTTATGAAAACGGAAGTGCTCCGTAAAGTTTTTGATATTGAAGCTAGTATCATCACAGATCCACATACAGGGAAACCAACACTGTTAAGTTATCAATTGAGTCATTAA
- a CDS encoding ABC transporter substrate-binding protein has translation MKTLWTTSIVLSAGFMLAACGNSEVEAPEEETTETPTVDEAAQGPKTLVDGLGNEVEIPSNPENILGSYLEDYLVSLDITPVAQWSVYDGESIQDYLQDDLSGVPLIPHDLPYESVLEYEPDLMIVRDAIEQDMYEQYTQITPTYVLKSSPTEWRETLTEVGEVLGMEDKAESVLETYDAKAQEKAEELSTVAAGESAAAVWMVNNSLFVVHPERSSGAVMYGDLGLEIPEVVSSLSSDADWASISLEELAQMDVDHLFFVNSDGPEAELFEDRLWQNIPAVEQNQVYQFGPETSWLYYGPIASDQVLDNVVDSITK, from the coding sequence ATGAAAACATTATGGACAACTAGTATCGTTCTCAGTGCAGGCTTTATGTTAGCGGCATGCGGAAACAGTGAGGTTGAAGCACCCGAAGAAGAGACAACTGAAACACCAACAGTAGATGAAGCAGCGCAAGGGCCGAAAACACTTGTAGATGGATTAGGAAATGAAGTCGAGATTCCCAGTAATCCTGAAAATATCCTCGGTTCGTACCTTGAAGATTATCTTGTTTCTTTAGACATAACACCTGTAGCTCAATGGTCTGTTTATGACGGTGAAAGCATTCAAGATTACCTTCAAGATGATTTATCTGGAGTACCACTGATTCCTCATGATTTACCTTACGAGTCTGTACTGGAGTATGAACCCGACTTGATGATTGTACGTGATGCTATTGAGCAAGATATGTATGAACAGTATACACAGATTACACCAACTTATGTATTGAAGTCCAGCCCAACTGAATGGCGCGAGACATTGACTGAAGTTGGAGAAGTACTGGGAATGGAAGACAAAGCAGAGTCCGTTCTAGAAACTTACGATGCAAAAGCTCAAGAGAAAGCAGAAGAACTGTCAACTGTCGCGGCAGGTGAATCAGCCGCTGCGGTGTGGATGGTCAATAATAGTTTGTTTGTTGTGCACCCTGAGCGTTCTAGTGGCGCTGTTATGTATGGAGATCTTGGTCTGGAAATTCCAGAAGTTGTATCTAGTTTATCCAGTGATGCTGACTGGGCTTCGATTTCTCTTGAAGAACTGGCGCAAATGGATGTGGATCATTTATTTTTTGTAAACAGTGATGGGCCTGAAGCAGAACTGTTCGAAGATAGACTATGGCAAAATATTCCTGCAGTCGAACAAAATCAAGTCTATCAGTTTGGTCCAGAAACCTCTTGGCTTTACTATGGTCCAATTGCAAGTGACCAAGTTCTAGATAATGTAGTCGATAGCATCACAAAGTAA
- a CDS encoding iron ABC transporter permease, translating to MGLLSLATGHLSISPSELVETALGRGSRRNELLLFEFRLPRLFIAILAGAALGVAGSLLQGITQNELADPGILGINAGAGLSVVLYLTYVSNRATTSPLAQMMTLPFAAFLGGLLAACCIYIVAWKNGVTPIRLILVGIGVNAGFGAVLTLFQLRMNQSAFNQVTVWLSGSIWNAHWSAVMSLLPWVLILIPLSLYKSRTLNLLQLGDEMATGLGVNTEQERIKLVAIAVALTGASVSVAGGISFLGLGAPHIARKLVGNKYQRLVPTAACIGAMILLISDMIARNLFAPSELPVGLIVAFLGAPYFIYLLITTEA from the coding sequence ATGGGGCTGCTCAGTTTAGCTACAGGGCATTTGTCCATATCACCGAGCGAATTAGTGGAAACGGCTCTTGGAAGAGGTAGTAGACGTAACGAGCTGTTACTTTTTGAATTCAGGCTGCCCCGCCTTTTTATCGCTATCTTAGCAGGGGCTGCATTAGGCGTAGCGGGAAGCTTGCTTCAAGGGATCACTCAAAACGAGTTAGCGGATCCAGGAATTCTTGGTATCAATGCCGGTGCCGGATTGTCTGTTGTTCTTTATTTGACTTATGTTTCTAACCGAGCAACCACTTCACCGTTAGCACAAATGATGACGCTACCCTTTGCTGCGTTTTTAGGCGGACTATTAGCGGCCTGTTGTATCTATATTGTCGCTTGGAAAAATGGGGTTACTCCAATTCGGTTGATTCTAGTAGGAATCGGGGTAAATGCCGGATTTGGTGCTGTACTAACGCTGTTTCAGTTGAGAATGAACCAGAGTGCCTTTAATCAGGTCACTGTCTGGCTATCTGGATCGATCTGGAACGCCCATTGGTCAGCTGTAATGAGTTTACTACCTTGGGTATTGATTTTGATTCCATTAAGTTTGTATAAATCCAGAACCTTGAATTTACTTCAGCTGGGAGATGAGATGGCAACAGGGCTTGGTGTAAATACAGAACAGGAAAGAATCAAGCTGGTTGCGATAGCAGTTGCCCTTACTGGTGCAAGTGTATCGGTTGCTGGTGGGATTTCATTTCTCGGATTAGGTGCACCGCACATTGCAAGAAAACTAGTTGGAAACAAATATCAGAGACTTGTGCCAACTGCAGCATGCATAGGAGCCATGATATTACTCATTTCCGATATGATTGCAAGGAATCTCTTTGCACCATCTGAATTGCCGGTCGGCTTGATCGTAGCTTTTCTAGGAGCGCCGTATTTTATCTATCTTTTAATCACAACAGAAGCATAA
- a CDS encoding iron ABC transporter permease, producing MEQIRKRQLNKKATKQRILKRFQSKSAATYFAISLTILLVTMILSVSYGAVQINWTVITESLLRFDVQNTQHLILYDLRFPRVLAAALIGAFLAISGVIMQGLTRNPLASPSIMGVSSGAGFMIALALALFPHTSQIGLILWAFTGAGLGASMVFSVGLFSKRGLTPVKLALAGAAVSALLQSASTMLAMYFNVTRDISFWYAGNIAGISTSSVRLALIIAVIGFISAGLLSRSLTLMSLGDEVAKGLGQRTGLVRVWGILIVLLLTGTAVSISGTIGFIGLIIPHITKKMIGMDYRWLIPFSAVIGAWLLVTADIVARMVNPPYETPVGALTALIGVPFFLFLARKEGGGLI from the coding sequence ATGGAACAAATCAGAAAAAGACAATTGAACAAGAAAGCAACAAAACAAAGGATTCTTAAAAGATTTCAATCTAAATCTGCGGCTACGTATTTTGCGATCAGTCTTACGATACTTTTAGTTACGATGATTCTTTCTGTTTCTTATGGAGCAGTGCAGATCAACTGGACAGTGATCACAGAATCACTGCTGCGTTTTGACGTACAAAATACACAGCATTTGATTCTATATGATTTAAGATTTCCTAGAGTACTGGCGGCTGCTTTGATTGGGGCATTTCTTGCAATATCTGGAGTTATTATGCAAGGGTTAACCCGTAATCCTTTAGCTTCTCCTTCAATAATGGGGGTTAGTTCAGGGGCGGGCTTTATGATTGCGCTCGCTTTAGCACTGTTTCCTCATACTAGTCAAATTGGTTTGATTTTATGGGCGTTTACCGGTGCCGGTCTAGGTGCAAGTATGGTTTTCTCTGTAGGGTTATTTTCTAAAAGAGGACTGACACCTGTTAAATTGGCATTAGCAGGTGCTGCTGTCAGTGCACTGTTACAGTCTGCTTCTACAATGCTTGCGATGTATTTTAATGTAACCCGTGATATCAGCTTTTGGTATGCAGGAAATATAGCGGGAATATCAACTAGTAGTGTGCGTCTCGCGTTAATCATAGCTGTAATTGGGTTTATATCAGCTGGTTTACTATCTCGTTCTTTAACGCTGATGAGTCTAGGGGATGAAGTGGCGAAAGGTCTTGGACAAAGAACCGGTCTCGTCAGAGTTTGGGGAATTTTGATTGTTTTATTACTAACAGGGACGGCTGTATCCATCTCCGGTACAATTGGATTTATAGGATTAATCATTCCACACATAACTAAAAAAATGATAGGAATGGATTACCGGTGGTTGATACCGTTCTCAGCGGTTATTGGAGCCTGGTTACTGGTTACAGCAGATATTGTTGCACGTATGGTCAACCCACCATATGAAACACCCGTTGGCGCTTTAACTGCGTTGATTGGTGTACCATTCTTCCTTTTCTTGGCCAGAAAAGAAGGAGGTGGACTCATCTGA